CGATGCCCCTTCGCGCGAATACTGCCTGGTACGCCGTTCGCGCACGAATACGCCTTTGCAGGCTTTCGTCATGTTGCACGATCCCCAGTTCGTTGAAGCGGCTCGTTGCCTAGCCGCACGCATGTTGAAGGAAGGTGGGCAATCCTTTGAGGAGCAGATTGACTTCGGCTTCACGCTCGCCTTAGGAAGACCACCCACCGAGCAAGAAAGGCGTGTGCTTGCTTCCACCTATCAACAAAAGCATGAGCAATACCAATCCGCACCCGCACAAGCCGAGCGACTGTTGAGCATTGGTGAATCGCCAAATGACGATCAGTTGCCGCTGGCAGAACACGCGGCCATGACCACCGTTGCCCGCTTGCTGATCAATCTCAGCGAGTTCATCACAAAAGGTTGAAAGACGACAATGCATCCCCTTCTCGAACATCATCTGCAATTGAATCGACGGCACTTCTTTGGACGCGGTCTGTCAGCGGTTGGCTTGGCGGCACTCGGCACGTTGATGCCCGAGGGGCGTAGCGGCCAGGCAGTGGCTGGCACCCTGGCGGAGAACAACGGTCCAGGCTACGGCCCCGGGCGGGTTGGCCCGACGCATTTTCCTGCCAAGGCGAAGAGTGTGATCTATCTCTGCCAGTCAGGCGCACCGAGCCAAATGGATACCTTTGATTACAAGCCTGAACTGGAGAGCTTTGACGGCCAAGAGTTGCCAGACTCAGTGCGTGGGGGACAACGACTCACGGGGATGACCGCGGGGCAGAAGTCGTTCCCTGCGGCCAAGTCCATCGCAAAGTTTCGTCAGCATGGCGAGTCAGGGCAGTGGATCAGCGACCTGCTACCGCACCACGGAAAGATCGCCGACGACATCTGCGTGATTCGCTCGATGTATACCGAGGCGATTAACCACGATCCGGCCATCACCTTTTTTCAAACCGGACATCAACAGCCAGGCCGCCCGTGCATCGGCGCTTGGGCCAGCTATGGGCTAGGCAGCGAGTCGAATGATCTGCCGAGCTTTGTCGTGCTGCTCGACAAGAACACGGATCGCGAAGCTCAGCCGATTTACTCTCGATTGTGGGGCAGTGCGTTCCTTCCTTCCAACCACCAGGGCGTGAAACTACGTACGGTTGGCGACCCCGTTCTTTATCTCCAAGACCCAACCGGCGATTCCCTGGCCGACAAACGCCAGCTGCTTGACCAATTGGCGGAACTGAACGAGCTGCGACATCGCCAAGTCGGCGACCCTGAAATTAACACACGTATTGCTGCCTACGAAATGTCGTACCGCATGCAGACCTCAGTACCTAACCTGATTGATTTCAGCGACGAGCCAGCCTCGACACTCGAGTTGTATGGCCCAGAGGTGCGCAATCCGGGCACCCACGCGGCCAACTGTTTGCTCGCGCGGCGGCTCGTCCAGCGTGGCGTTCGGTTTATTCAGCTTTACCACCGTGGCTGGGATCACCACAGCAACCTGCCGAATCGCCAC
The genomic region above belongs to Lacipirellulaceae bacterium and contains:
- a CDS encoding DUF1501 domain-containing protein encodes the protein MHPLLEHHLQLNRRHFFGRGLSAVGLAALGTLMPEGRSGQAVAGTLAENNGPGYGPGRVGPTHFPAKAKSVIYLCQSGAPSQMDTFDYKPELESFDGQELPDSVRGGQRLTGMTAGQKSFPAAKSIAKFRQHGESGQWISDLLPHHGKIADDICVIRSMYTEAINHDPAITFFQTGHQQPGRPCIGAWASYGLGSESNDLPSFVVLLDKNTDREAQPIYSRLWGSAFLPSNHQGVKLRTVGDPVLYLQDPTGDSLADKRQLLDQLAELNELRHRQVGDPEINTRIAAYEMSYRMQTSVPNLIDFSDEPASTLELYGPEVRNPGTHAANCLLARRLVQRGVRFIQLYHRGWDHHSNLPNRHPSIAKEVDQGSAALVQDLKRLGMLEDTLVVWGGEFGRTVYKQGDPNRFGRDHHPKCFSMWMAGGGIRPGISHGKTDEWCYNIVENGVHVHDLNATILHLLGFNHERLTYRFQGRDYRLTDVHGKVVSEILA